In a single window of the Nodularia spumigena CCY9414 genome:
- a CDS encoding glutathione S-transferase family protein: MLKLYGGARSRASIVQWYLEELGVSYEFVMLDMQAGEHKQPEYLKINPMAKVPAIVDGDFHLWESGAILLYLADKYGKTPLSPEARGIFSQWVLFGNSTLATGIFVEANREREMPRLLTPLNEIFERQSFLLGEEFTVADVAVGSILAYIPIMLKLDLSDYPGVLNYIKRMSERPAFQKSIGGQP; the protein is encoded by the coding sequence ATGCTGAAACTTTACGGCGGCGCTCGTAGTCGAGCCTCAATTGTCCAGTGGTATCTGGAAGAACTGGGCGTTAGCTATGAATTTGTGATGTTGGATATGCAGGCGGGCGAACACAAGCAGCCTGAATACCTGAAGATTAACCCAATGGCTAAAGTCCCAGCAATTGTCGATGGTGACTTCCACCTTTGGGAATCAGGGGCAATTTTACTGTATCTTGCCGATAAATACGGCAAAACCCCACTTTCACCAGAAGCGCGGGGTATATTTTCTCAATGGGTCTTATTTGGCAATTCTACCCTGGCTACAGGGATTTTTGTAGAAGCAAATCGAGAGCGAGAAATGCCCCGTTTGTTAACTCCCTTGAATGAGATTTTTGAGCGACAATCTTTTTTACTGGGTGAAGAATTCACTGTTGCTGATGTAGCTGTGGGGTCTATCCTGGCTTACATCCCCATCATGCTCAAATTAGACCTGAGCGACTATCCAGGCGTGTTGAACTATATCAAGCGGATGTCTGAACGTCCAGCGTTTCAAAAAAGCATTGGCGGACAGCCTTAA
- a CDS encoding YajQ family cyclic di-GMP-binding protein has protein sequence MASTYSFDIVSDFDRQELVNTIDQVVRDIKGRYDLKDTQTTLELKEESINVSTDSEFTLDSVHTILREKAAKRNLSQKIFEFGKVESASGNRVRQEITLKKGISQEIAKQISKLIRDEFKKVQASIQGDAVRVSAKAKDDLQDVMQRVKQEDFPVALQFTNYR, from the coding sequence ATGGCTTCCACATATTCCTTTGACATTGTAAGCGACTTTGACCGACAAGAATTAGTGAACACTATCGATCAAGTTGTGCGAGATATCAAAGGTCGCTACGACCTCAAAGATACTCAAACTACACTGGAGTTAAAAGAGGAAAGCATTAATGTCAGCACTGACAGCGAGTTTACCTTAGATTCTGTTCACACCATCCTCCGCGAAAAAGCCGCCAAGCGTAACCTTTCTCAGAAAATTTTTGAGTTTGGCAAAGTTGAATCAGCTAGCGGGAACCGTGTCCGTCAAGAAATCACCCTCAAAAAAGGTATCAGTCAGGAAATTGCGAAACAAATTTCCAAATTGATTCGGGACGAATTCAAAAAAGTCCAAGCCTCAATTCAAGGTGATGCTGTCCGGGTTTCTGCTAAAGCTAAGGATGATTTACAAGATGTGATGCAACGGGTAAAACAAGAAGATTTTCCTGTGGCTTTGCAATTCACTAATTACCGGTAA
- a CDS encoding MAPEG family protein: protein MLSQLPVSVILLYSIAAAAVLIYLPFLLVAYARVQIGFEALATPRAKFDKLPPYAQRATWAHQNSFEAFMLFATAALMAYVTGVDSSTATVAAIAFVVARLLYSIFYILNIPLLRSLMFAIGSLGCATLITLSIIQAS from the coding sequence ATGCTATCGCAACTGCCTGTGTCTGTTATTTTGTTGTATTCTATTGCTGCTGCTGCCGTTCTGATATATCTGCCGTTTTTATTGGTAGCTTATGCTCGTGTGCAGATTGGCTTTGAGGCGTTAGCTACTCCTCGCGCCAAGTTTGATAAATTGCCCCCCTATGCTCAAAGAGCCACCTGGGCGCATCAAAATTCCTTTGAAGCATTTATGTTGTTTGCCACCGCAGCATTGATGGCTTATGTTACTGGTGTTGATTCTTCTACAGCAACAGTAGCAGCGATCGCCTTTGTTGTGGCGCGTTTGCTATACTCAATTTTTTATATTTTGAATATACCTCTATTGCGATCGCTAATGTTTGCCATTGGCTCTCTTGGCTGTGCGACTCTAATCACCTTGAGCATTATCCAAGCTAGTTAA
- a CDS encoding phosphotransacetylase family protein — MPKSAKCLLIGSTETYSGKSATVLGLSYQLQQKGLDIAYAKPLGTCFSESGGTVVEEDVQFIAHSLSLPTSRVAATMLALDEVNVQKRLRGEDKTDYRQLLKQQYLQISQGDLVLLEGPGDLTQGNLFDLSLLQVAQALDAVVLLVARYNSLLSAETLLSAKQLVGDRLVGVVINDIPTEQLEIVDAQLCPFLEKQGIPVLATLPKSDLLRSVSVGKLVTQLNAEVLCRHDRLDLMVESLAIGAMNVNSAVKYFRKRRNMAVVTGGDRVEIQQAALETSTQCLILTGQLPPPAFILTRAEELEIPILSVDLDTLTTVEIIERTFGQVRVHEPIKVQCIRQLMTKHFDIDRLLSKLGLTPAGALP; from the coding sequence GTGCCAAAATCTGCTAAATGTTTGCTGATTGGCTCAACCGAAACTTATAGTGGTAAATCTGCAACAGTTTTGGGTTTGTCTTATCAGCTACAGCAAAAAGGACTAGATATTGCCTACGCTAAACCGCTAGGCACTTGTTTTAGTGAATCTGGCGGAACCGTAGTTGAGGAAGATGTCCAGTTTATTGCCCATAGTCTGAGCTTGCCGACAAGCCGTGTTGCTGCCACAATGCTGGCTTTGGATGAGGTTAATGTCCAAAAACGCTTGCGCGGCGAAGACAAAACCGATTATCGGCAGCTCTTAAAACAGCAATATTTGCAAATTTCCCAAGGAGATTTAGTGTTGCTAGAGGGGCCTGGTGATTTGACACAAGGCAATCTGTTTGATTTATCTTTGTTACAAGTGGCTCAAGCATTAGATGCGGTTGTGCTATTGGTAGCTCGTTATAATTCGCTGCTTTCTGCTGAGACGTTATTGTCTGCTAAACAGCTTGTGGGCGATCGCTTGGTGGGAGTTGTGATTAATGATATCCCTACCGAACAATTAGAAATAGTTGACGCTCAATTATGTCCGTTTTTAGAAAAGCAAGGCATTCCCGTATTAGCAACATTGCCCAAAAGTGACTTGCTACGCAGTGTTAGTGTTGGTAAATTAGTAACCCAGTTAAATGCTGAGGTTCTCTGTCGTCACGATCGCCTGGATTTGATGGTGGAAAGTTTGGCAATTGGGGCGATGAATGTCAATTCGGCTGTGAAGTATTTCCGCAAACGCCGAAATATGGCAGTAGTCACCGGAGGCGATCGCGTGGAAATTCAACAAGCCGCCCTAGAAACGTCTACACAATGCCTGATTTTAACCGGACAACTACCACCACCCGCCTTTATTCTCACCCGTGCCGAAGAGCTAGAAATCCCCATTCTATCGGTTGATCTAGATACTCTCACTACTGTGGAAATTATTGAGCGGACTTTTGGTCAAGTCCGGGTACACGAACCGATTAAGGTTCAGTGCATTCGCCAGTTGATGACTAAGCATTTTGACATTGATCGCTTGTTATCTAAACTCGGCTTAACTCCCGCCGGGGCATTACCTTAA
- the psbV gene encoding photosystem II cytochrome c-550 — protein sequence MFRRLIGVVVATLLLTFQLVVGSATALELDEAIRTVPLNDQGDTVVLSLKQVKEGKRLFQFACAQCHAGGVTKTNQNVGLEPETLALASPNRNNIEGLVDYMKNPTTYDGEMEISEIHPSLKSADIFTEMRIFTEDDLVATAGHILLQPKIVGDKWGGGKIYY from the coding sequence ATGTTTAGAAGACTAATTGGCGTTGTTGTTGCTACCCTTTTGCTGACATTTCAGTTAGTTGTCGGTAGCGCGACAGCATTAGAACTGGACGAAGCAATCAGAACAGTGCCGTTAAATGACCAAGGTGATACTGTTGTACTCAGCCTTAAACAAGTAAAAGAAGGTAAACGCTTATTTCAATTTGCTTGCGCCCAGTGTCATGCTGGGGGTGTTACCAAAACTAACCAAAACGTGGGACTAGAACCAGAAACTCTGGCACTAGCATCACCAAACCGCAATAATATTGAAGGATTGGTGGACTACATGAAAAATCCTACTACCTATGATGGTGAAATGGAAATTTCTGAAATACACCCCAGCCTCAAGAGTGCAGATATTTTCACAGAAATGAGAATTTTCACAGAAGATGACTTAGTAGCGACTGCTGGTCATATTCTTCTCCAACCAAAAATAGTTGGCGACAAGTGGGGTGGTGGTAAAATTTATTACTAA
- the petE gene encoding plastocyanin, whose protein sequence is MKLFAASWRRLTLSVLTVLLVVSSFVVFTPSASAETFQVKLGTDKGLLAFEPKKLTVKPGDTIEWVNNKVPPHNVVFDKALNPAKSADLAKSLSHKQLLMSPGQKQTTTIPADAPAGEYTFYCEPHRGAGMVGKLIVEG, encoded by the coding sequence ATGAAATTGTTTGCTGCAAGCTGGCGACGTTTGACTTTATCGGTGTTGACAGTCCTTTTAGTTGTTAGTAGCTTTGTCGTTTTCACACCCAGCGCTTCAGCTGAAACCTTCCAGGTAAAACTGGGTACTGACAAAGGACTGCTGGCCTTTGAACCTAAAAAATTGACAGTTAAACCAGGTGACACAATTGAGTGGGTTAACAACAAAGTTCCTCCCCATAACGTTGTGTTTGATAAGGCGCTAAACCCCGCTAAGAGTGCTGATTTGGCAAAAAGTCTGTCTCACAAGCAATTGCTGATGAGTCCTGGTCAAAAACAAACCACCACAATTCCCGCAGACGCACCTGCTGGTGAATACACCTTCTATTGCGAGCCTCACCGTGGTGCTGGTATGGTTGGTAAATTAATTGTCGAAGGTTAG